A window of the Phaseolus vulgaris cultivar G19833 chromosome 5, P. vulgaris v2.0, whole genome shotgun sequence genome harbors these coding sequences:
- the LOC137835312 gene encoding uncharacterized protein isoform X1 yields the protein MEQWVVFVDYRLRPSTVNMCNRNRDIRKRQIIPHNGGAMSLSRRRNNLKIETGKNIGRAEMWKITHKRKTGTYVNDEALEIGEKIDELMLTNPNICLTLCLHILLQEKIFQNILLQGQLIWFMHPPMRHQIMEVVLHHLIK from the exons ATGGaacaatgggttgtttttgttGATTATCGTTTGAGGCCTTCTACAGTG AACATGTGTAATAGAAATAGAGATATAAGGAAGAGACAAATTATTCCTCACAATGGTGGTGCTATGTCTTtgtcaagaagaagaaataatttg AAAATTGAGACTGGTAAAAATATTGGACGAGCTGAAATGTGGAAGATCACACATAAGAGGAAAACTGGCACATATGTGAATGATGAGGCGCTGGAAATTGGG GAAAAAATTGATGAACTAATGTTGACAAATCCAAATATATGTTTAACACTTTGCTTGCATATATTGCTTCAAGAAAAGATATTCCAGAACATTTTGCTGCAAGGGCAGCTAATTTGGTTCATGCATCCACCAATgag gcatcaaattatggaagtggtgctccatcacctaatcaagtaa
- the LOC137835312 gene encoding uncharacterized protein isoform X2 → MCNRNRDIRKRQIIPHNGGAMSLSRRRNNLKIETGKNIGRAEMWKITHKRKTGTYVNDEALEIGEKIDELMLTNPNICLTLCLHILLQEKIFQNILLQGQLIWFMHPPMRHQIMEVVLHHLIK, encoded by the exons ATGTGTAATAGAAATAGAGATATAAGGAAGAGACAAATTATTCCTCACAATGGTGGTGCTATGTCTTtgtcaagaagaagaaataatttg AAAATTGAGACTGGTAAAAATATTGGACGAGCTGAAATGTGGAAGATCACACATAAGAGGAAAACTGGCACATATGTGAATGATGAGGCGCTGGAAATTGGG GAAAAAATTGATGAACTAATGTTGACAAATCCAAATATATGTTTAACACTTTGCTTGCATATATTGCTTCAAGAAAAGATATTCCAGAACATTTTGCTGCAAGGGCAGCTAATTTGGTTCATGCATCCACCAATgag gcatcaaattatggaagtggtgctccatcacctaatcaagtaa